From Pagrus major chromosome 9, Pma_NU_1.0, the proteins below share one genomic window:
- the arsh gene encoding arylsulfatase D has product MRSSLLAHLLLSLLLVAGSDVTGEEVGRRPNFVLMMVDDLGIGDVGCYGNDTIRTPNIDRLASEGVKLTQHLAAAPLCTPSRAAFMTGRYPRRSGMGSFGRVQVLLFLGGSGGLPPSETTFAKRLQQQGYTTGLVGKWHLGVNCEHRGDHCHHPNQHGFSYFYGLPFTLFNDCAPGEGSDVLADFQHALRNLSMMLGVGLLTLVCVRVCGLFELSLWLLVALFFLAILATAVWYVPFKLLPTWNCIIMRNQDVIEQPMTVETVPQRLLGEAQNFIKRNVDHPFLLLFSLAHMHTPLFKTPIFAGKSRHGRYGDNLEEVDWMIGKITETVDSLGLANNTLMYFTSDHGGHLEDADSLIGQKGGWNSIYKGGKAMGGWEGGIRVPGIFRWPSRLAAGRVVDEPTSLMDLYPTLKYLAEDTQPDRQLDGYNLIPLLEQKTERSEHEFMFHYCGIYLNAVRWHPPGSDSIFKVHFFTPNFSPPGAGGCYDTKVCMCHGEHVTHHNPPLLYDLFHDPSESRTLTPDTEPRYAEILERTAKAVERHGNTLTDVKTSGDTNADAPGVQSQLTWDKILWRPWLQPCCGTFPFCGCKEDTTLI; this is encoded by the exons ATGAG GTCCTCCCTGTTGGCacatcttcttctctccctgctcctggtagcaggaagtgatgtcacagggGAGGAGGTGGGCAGGAGGCCCAACTTTGTCCTGATGATGGTGGACGACCTGGGCATCGGTGATGTAGGTTGCTACGGTAATGACACCATCAG GACTCCTAACATAGACAGACTCGCTTCTGAAGGGGTAAAGTTGACTCAGCACCTTGCAGCCGCTCCTCTCTGCACTCCGAGTCGGGCTGCTTTCATGACGGGGCGCTATCCCCGCCGCTCAG GAATGGGCAGTTTCGGCCGTGTGCAGGTGCTGCTGTTCCTCGGAGGTTCAGGGGGGCTGCCTCCCAGTGAGACCACCTTTGCaaagaggctgcagcagcaagGATACACCACCGGCCTAGTGG gtaaGTGGCACTTGGGTGTAAACTGTGAACACAGAGGAGACCACTGCCACCACCCGAACCAGCATGGCTTCAGCTACTTCTACGGCCTGCCGTTCACCCTGTTCAATGACTGTGCGCCCGGAGAGGGGAGTGATGTCCTGGCAGACTTTCAGCACGCACTCCGAAATCTCTCAATGATGCTTGGAGTTGGACTTCTCACACTG gtgtgtgtccgtgtgtgtggcCTCTTTGAACTCAGCCTGTGGCTCCTGGTAGCACTTTTTTTCCTCGCTATCCTGGCAACCGCTGTGTGGTATGTGCCCTTTAAACTCCTGCCGACCTGGAACTGCATCATCATGAGGAACCAAGACGTGATCGAACAGCCAATGACAGTGGAGACGGTGCCCCAGAGGTTGCTGGGAGAAGCGCAAAATTTTATAAAGAG aaaTGTCGATCATCCGTTCCTCCTCTTATTCTCTTTGGCCCATATGCACACGCCACTCTTCAAAACCCCCATCTTTGCTGGCAAAAGTCGCCACGGTCGCTACGGTGACAACCTAGAAGAAGTGGATTGGATGATCG GTAAAATAACAGAGACGGTGGACTCCCTCGGCCTCGCCAACAACACTCTGATGTACTTTACCTCAGACCACGGTGGACACCTCGAGGATGCTGATTCACTAATCGGCCAGAAAGGAGGCTGGAACAGCATCTATAAAG GTGGGAAGGCTATGGGTGGCTGGGAGGGGGGGATCAGGGTGCCAGGGATTTTCCGCTGGCCCAGCAGACTGGCAGCTGGAAGAGTAGTGGACGAACCCACCAGTCTCATGGACCTGTACCCAACACTGAAATATCTGGCCGAGGACACACAACCAGACAG ACAATTAGATGGCTATAACCTGATACCACTGTTGGAGCAGAAGACAGAGCGATCAGAGCATGAATTCATGTTCCACTACTGTGGAATCTACCTGAACGCAGTACGCTGGCACCCACCTGGAA GTGACTCCATCTTCAAGGTGCACTTTTTCACTCCCAACTTTTCTCCCCCGGGAGCCGGCGGATGCTACGACACTAAAGTCTGTATGTGTCATGGAGAGCATGTGACGCACCACAACCCACCGCTGCTGTATGACCTTTTCCACGACCCCTCAGAGTCCCGCACACTGACCCCTGACACTGAACCGCGATACGCTGAAATCCTTGAGCGGACTGCCAAAGCTGTGGAGAGACATGGAAACACCCTCACAGATGTAAAGACGTCCGGTGACACCAACGCAGACGCACCTGGCGTTCAAAGCCAGCTGACATGGGACAAGATTCTGTGGAGACCCTGGCTGCAGCCCTGCTGTGGGACTTTTCCATTCTGTGGCTGCAAAGAGGACACAACACTAATTTAA